The proteins below are encoded in one region of Sulfolobus islandicus Y.N.15.51:
- a CDS encoding IS607-like element ISC1913 family transposase, translated as MERLLRPKEACQLLSISYSTLLRWIREGKIKVVTTEGGKYRIPYSEIKKYLERREETRAVIYARVSSTDQREDLERQINYLTNYATAKGYKVVEVLKDIASGLNTQRKGLLKLFKLVEGRSVDIVLITYKDRLTRFGFEYIEEFFSTMGVKIEVVFGEEPKDDAQELVEDLIYIITSFAGKIYGMRSHKKTLLVQGVKKLIGELSGEDSEVKG; from the coding sequence GTGGAGAGACTACTGAGACCTAAGGAGGCTTGCCAACTACTCAGCATTTCATACTCAACACTCCTACGGTGGATTAGAGAAGGAAAAATAAAGGTGGTAACGACTGAAGGAGGGAAGTATAGGATACCTTACAGCGAGATAAAGAAGTACTTAGAAAGGAGGGAAGAGACGAGGGCTGTAATTTACGCAAGGGTCTCCTCTACCGATCAGAGAGAAGACTTGGAAAGACAAATAAACTACCTAACGAACTACGCAACGGCAAAAGGTTACAAGGTAGTTGAAGTACTGAAAGATATTGCAAGCGGGTTGAACACACAAAGGAAAGGATTGCTTAAGTTATTCAAACTTGTTGAGGGAAGGAGTGTCGACATCGTATTAATAACCTACAAAGATAGGTTAACAAGATTTGGATTTGAGTACATTGAGGAGTTCTTCTCAACCATGGGAGTTAAGATTGAAGTAGTTTTCGGTGAGGAGCCCAAAGATGACGCACAAGAGCTAGTTGAGGACTTAATCTACATCATTACCTCATTCGCAGGGAAAATTTACGGAATGAGGAGTCACAAGAAAACACTCCTAGTTCAAGGCGTAAAAAAGTTAATAGGTGAGTTGAGTGGAGAGGACAGTGAAGTTAAGGGTTAG
- a CDS encoding Rieske (2Fe-2S) protein has product MKKDGKESTYFVGRPHKQKPITDIGYKIEGDNIICPFHLVVFSLITGELIKPPESKTPCSPNCKLIRARLINGEVLFDKPFIPKTKG; this is encoded by the coding sequence ATGAAAAAAGATGGAAAAGAGTCCACTTACTTTGTTGGACGTCCTCATAAGCAAAAACCAATAACTGATATTGGATACAAAATTGAGGGAGATAATATAATTTGTCCATTTCATCTAGTAGTCTTCTCACTCATAACCGGTGAACTCATAAAACCGCCAGAATCCAAAACACCTTGTTCACCTAATTGCAAACTTATAAGAGCTAGATTAATAAACGGTGAGGTATTGTTTGATAAGCCATTTATACCCAAAACAAAGGGTTGA
- a CDS encoding fumarylacetoacetate hydrolase family protein: protein MAKYVSFYVGNLRKIGVVEGNYVYEVSEIGEDKERGNSYKLNEINLDIPIQPLAIICTLVNSPKMVGVNNKNEAREMVKSPKFFIKLPTVAIAHRQPIISPPDAIRPEVEIGIITRLKMKDINRSDVKKYILGYTVFNDITYPPGLKEDSYYAMRRDPTDGNVKKLLMRGTHFRNKVRDTFAPMGPYIVTEEEIGDVNSLRMRSYYNGELVQDGYSSEFIFSIEEILVELSKIVTIPPFSVVSTGSIGYTNVSDASEFTLKPIEYALMVAEVEKIGRLENPIKIYQ, encoded by the coding sequence ATGGCTAAATATGTTTCATTTTACGTAGGTAACCTTAGGAAGATAGGCGTAGTTGAAGGAAACTACGTCTATGAGGTTTCTGAAATTGGTGAGGATAAGGAAAGAGGAAATTCTTATAAATTAAATGAAATAAATTTAGATATTCCGATACAACCGTTAGCAATAATATGCACATTAGTAAATTCTCCAAAAATGGTTGGAGTTAATAACAAAAATGAGGCTAGGGAAATGGTGAAAAGTCCGAAATTTTTCATTAAACTCCCTACTGTGGCAATTGCTCATAGACAACCTATTATATCGCCCCCGGATGCTATAAGACCTGAGGTAGAAATTGGTATTATTACTAGATTAAAAATGAAAGACATAAATAGAAGTGATGTTAAGAAATATATCTTAGGATATACAGTATTTAATGATATAACTTATCCTCCAGGCCTAAAGGAGGATTCGTATTATGCTATGCGAAGAGATCCTACAGATGGTAATGTTAAGAAGTTATTAATGAGAGGTACTCATTTTAGGAATAAAGTTAGAGATACTTTTGCCCCAATGGGACCATATATTGTAACCGAGGAGGAGATAGGCGATGTTAACTCCTTAAGGATGAGAAGTTATTACAATGGCGAATTAGTACAAGATGGATATTCAAGTGAATTTATATTCTCTATAGAAGAAATATTAGTAGAGCTTTCTAAAATCGTTACAATTCCCCCGTTTAGTGTTGTATCGACTGGAAGTATTGGTTATACTAACGTTTCTGACGCTTCCGAGTTTACCCTAAAGCCAATTGAATATGCATTAATGGTAGCTGAAGTCGAGAAGATAGGTAGGTTAGAGAATCCCATAAAAATTTACCAATAA
- a CDS encoding xanthine dehydrogenase family protein molybdopterin-binding subunit: protein MIKEDLPKISGKGMYIDDLNPMNTVYLGIVRSPIARGIIKSISKPEKALLTLTWEDAKIYMPVRADPETLKQSNIVKMPILADGKVNFVGQPVLAYVVEDRYEIEDITDEVSIEYEELKPIINIEKAMNSNDEIHSGAKRNISVDKLLEGGELSAKKRAEIIVSRKINQTRIISNPMEPKGIIAFWDGEHLNIYGSFQSSFRVKNDLREALNLPPEKIRVYSPQNVGGGFGNKVPAHPEYVIASMASMKLGRPVKWIETRYEHLKNPTVGRGVLSDIKMYATKQGEILGIEGYIAVDLGAYNYTLNPTTPAFIAQLLTGPYKMKFASIRAYGIFTNLPPTGPYRGAGRPEAALIHETLVEDLANELGMDPVEIRRKNLIGDNGYVTPLGVKIDPAGYNQVLNEAEKYYRKAREVYKGKGVSITVFTDIVRLSPGEGARVRIENGKIKIFVGTGPHGQAHGYTFSKLASEILGVPQDLIEVITNTTDGVKEGIGSFGSRSATAGGSAVIEACKQLLSKINMPIEKALKEINGVEAEVFYKSDDIFSPGSHVAVVDVDKDTGFVKVLEYYAVDDVGRTLIKEEVEGQIIGGVLQGISQVLWEHAPYDENGNPLFSSIADCGVPTAVEANYKIYVNEVEYPSVTSAKSRGIGEAGTTGALPAVFLALEKITHKKFNKTPIYPWDIIEQ, encoded by the coding sequence ATGATAAAAGAAGATCTTCCGAAAATAAGTGGAAAAGGAATGTATATTGATGACCTTAACCCTATGAATACAGTTTACTTAGGTATAGTTAGATCACCCATAGCCAGAGGTATTATAAAGAGTATATCAAAACCAGAAAAAGCTCTGCTCACTCTAACATGGGAAGATGCGAAGATTTACATGCCAGTAAGAGCTGACCCAGAGACACTAAAGCAATCCAATATAGTGAAAATGCCTATACTTGCTGATGGTAAAGTAAATTTCGTTGGACAGCCAGTCTTAGCCTATGTAGTAGAAGACAGATACGAGATTGAGGACATTACAGATGAGGTATCAATAGAATACGAGGAACTTAAACCAATTATTAACATAGAAAAGGCTATGAACAGTAATGATGAGATACATTCTGGGGCTAAAAGAAACATCTCTGTAGATAAACTGTTAGAAGGAGGGGAATTATCTGCTAAGAAAAGAGCAGAAATTATAGTGAGTAGAAAGATAAACCAAACTAGGATAATTTCAAATCCTATGGAGCCTAAAGGGATTATAGCATTCTGGGATGGAGAGCATTTAAACATATATGGCTCATTCCAATCCTCTTTTAGGGTAAAGAATGATTTAAGGGAAGCCCTAAACTTACCACCAGAAAAAATTAGAGTATATTCTCCGCAAAACGTTGGAGGAGGATTTGGAAATAAAGTACCAGCTCATCCTGAGTATGTAATAGCTTCTATGGCGTCCATGAAATTAGGCAGACCAGTAAAGTGGATAGAGACTAGATATGAGCACTTAAAAAATCCTACTGTTGGAAGAGGAGTTCTCTCTGATATCAAAATGTATGCTACTAAACAAGGTGAAATACTAGGAATAGAAGGTTATATAGCTGTAGATTTAGGTGCGTATAATTATACATTAAATCCTACCACCCCAGCATTCATAGCTCAATTACTTACCGGACCCTATAAAATGAAGTTTGCGTCAATAAGAGCTTACGGAATATTCACAAACTTGCCTCCCACTGGTCCCTACAGGGGTGCTGGTAGACCAGAGGCTGCGTTAATTCATGAGACCCTTGTTGAGGATTTGGCTAATGAATTAGGTATGGATCCTGTTGAGATTAGGAGGAAGAATTTGATCGGTGATAATGGTTATGTTACGCCTTTAGGCGTTAAGATTGATCCTGCTGGTTATAATCAAGTGTTGAATGAGGCTGAGAAGTATTATAGGAAAGCTAGGGAGGTTTACAAGGGTAAGGGAGTATCAATAACAGTATTTACAGATATTGTAAGATTATCTCCGGGAGAAGGTGCAAGAGTGAGAATAGAGAATGGAAAAATTAAGATCTTTGTGGGGACAGGGCCACATGGTCAGGCTCATGGTTATACTTTTTCGAAATTAGCTTCAGAGATATTGGGAGTTCCTCAAGATTTGATTGAAGTAATTACTAACACAACTGATGGAGTAAAAGAAGGAATAGGGAGTTTCGGTTCTAGAAGTGCAACTGCAGGAGGTTCAGCAGTTATCGAAGCTTGCAAGCAATTATTGAGTAAAATTAATATGCCTATAGAGAAAGCGCTAAAGGAGATAAATGGTGTAGAGGCCGAGGTATTCTATAAGTCAGATGATATATTTTCTCCTGGTTCTCATGTGGCGGTTGTTGACGTAGATAAAGATACTGGGTTCGTTAAGGTCCTTGAATACTATGCTGTAGATGACGTAGGTAGAACATTGATAAAAGAAGAAGTTGAAGGTCAAATTATTGGTGGGGTATTACAAGGCATTTCACAAGTATTATGGGAGCACGCGCCGTATGATGAAAATGGAAATCCACTATTCTCGTCAATTGCAGACTGTGGAGTTCCCACTGCTGTCGA